The sequence TCCGCTGAGCGGGCAGGATATCCGTTCCGAGGTGGGAGTGGGACGTCTGATGTTTCCCGTGGCGTATAACCTTACGGAAAACACCGTCATCGGAGCATCGCTCGATTTCCTCTGGGCAAGCATGGATCTGCGTATGGATATGGACGGAGCGCATTTCGGCGATATGGCCATGCAGGGTATTGGCGGCAAGGTAAGCGGATCGATGTTCGGTACTCTCGGGGGAATGATCGGTTCCTCAGTCCGGGATATCGACTACGTCCGCTACGATTTTTCGAACGACAACGCCTTTCTCGGGGAGGCGATAGGTTACGGAACCGGTTTCAAGGTCGGCATTACCCACCGGTTCGGCAAGTTCCTTACGGTGGGAGGAAGCTATCACTCGCAGACCCGGATTTCAGATCTCGAAACCTCCAAAGCGGTACTTTCGTTTGCCGGGAAGGATGCGATGAATAATTCTTTTACCCGGTCGGTGAACGGCACTATCAAGGTCCGCGATTTCGAGTGGCCGGCCACCTTTGCCGCAGGAGTCGCCCTGTATCCCTCTGAACGCTGGATGATTACCGCCGACATCAAGCATATCGACTGGTCGTCGGTAATGGAGAAGTTTTCGACATCCTTTACCGCCGATAACTCTCTTTCCAACGGGCCGTTTGCAGGGCAGACGCTTGATGTGGAGATGCTGCAGAACTGGAAGGATCAGACCGTCATTTCGGTCGGCGTTCAGTACCGGGCAACCGACAGGCTTGCGCTGAGGACTGGAGCCAGCTTCGCGTCGAATCCGGTTCCCGATATGTATCTCAATCCCATGTTTCCGGCGATAACCGAAAACCATTATACGGCAGGATTCGGTTACCGGCTTTCCGACAGGTCTTCTGTTTCGGCGGCTCTTGCATGGGCTCCGGAAGTAAGCGAAACCTCTGATGAAGGACTTGAGATCGGTCACAGCCAGCTTAACTGGTCACTGAACTATTCCCACGAACTTTAGTGCGTGTGCAGGCGGAGAGTGATTGCATTGAGACGTATCGGAAGAAAGGGCGCCAATCGAAGCGCCCTTTTCCGAGCAGGCACAGATCAGTTTTCGTCAAGCGTAAAGCCGATTTTTACGGTAACCTGCCAGTAGGCGATCTTCTGATCTTCCACATGACAGCGTGTCTCGACTATTTCGACCCAGCGGATATGTCTTATCGACTCTGCGGCTTTCGCTACGGCATTGTTAACGGCATCTTCGATGCTGGTTACCGATGACCCGACAATTTCAACTTTTTTATAGATGTGAGCGCTCATGACTGATATGGTTTTCATGGTTGGAGATGTAATCGCGCGGCTGAGGCTTGTGTGGCATAAGCCGCAACAATTAAGGAAAATAGGTTTCAGAAAAGAAAAATAATCCTTTCACAGCATCTTTTTTCTACATGCGCACTGCGCCCGTGCATGGACAACCAGATTTAAGTGACTGATAATAAACGAGTTGACTGTTATGACGGGCGGAACAAAAAAAGTCTTCCGACAGCAGATTTATTTTGGGAGTATGGCCGGTATTTATTATTATATAACCACTCAGTTATATAATAATATACTCATCGGAAATAATCATTTCGTATGGATTACCCGGTGCGGCATACCGTATCCCCGTTTTTTTAATGACATAAGAGCCGTGCGGTTACGGTTGTGCTCATATAGTCAAGGCGGTGAACTTGTCTCGTAATGCCGGATGGAGGTTGCTGTATATGGAATGCGTCAGCAGACCATATGCCGTTAGGTCGGGGTGGAATCCTGCCGGAAAATGCTTTTCTGTGTGATGTTTCGGTTTTCGGGCCTTGAGAGGAGAAGGCTTCAGGGATCGAACGCGTTCATGCCGGAAATCATTCCCATCCCGACCCTGATTTTATTTAAATGGCTGAGCTGCCAGTGGGCGCTTGACCCTGTTTGTTCTCTCAATCAGATCGAATCAGTTCATGAACTACGGTTTTGTTATCGATGCCCGGAAGTGTATCGGATGCCATGCATGCACGGTTGCCTGCAAGTCCGAAAACCAGGTTCCTCTCGGAGTGAACCGTACCTGGGTGAAATATGTCGAAAAAGGCACTTTTCCCGATACACGGCGCTACTTTACCGTTCTGCGCTGCAACCACTGCGCCGAACCTCCCTGCGTCGATATCTGCCCGGTAGAGGCGCTGCAGAAGCGTCCGGACGGCATTGTGGATTTCGACAGCCGCCGCTGCATCGGCTGTAAGGCCTGTGCCCAGGCATGCCCTTACAATGCGCTTTACATTGACCCCGATACGCATACGTCGGCGAAGTGCAACTATTGCGCGCATCGCAAGGAGGTCGGTCTCCAGCCGGCATGCGTGGCCATTTGTCCGCAGCAGGCAATCGTTTCGGGCGATCTCGACGATCCGGGCAGCAAAATCGCCGCTCTGGTTGCCGGAGAGCGGACCGTCGTGCGCAAGCCCGAAAAAGGCACTCTGCCGAAACTGTTCTATATCAACGGAGACGGCCCGTCGCTCGATCCTATGGCGGCACCGCTGCTGGAGGAGTATCACTGGAGCGCTCAGTCAAGAGGTGTCGGGCATTTTGCCGAAAAAGGAAAAGGCGCACCGGGAATCGAAAAGCGCACCCATGCGGCGCCTTCGACCGGTCCGAAAACCCGACGGGTCTACGACATTCCGTCGAAAGGCGCCGTCTGGGGATGGGAGGTGCCGGCCTATGTGACGGCCAAGGCAGTCTCGTCCGGAGTCTTTCTTGTATTTTTTGCGCTGCTTGTGGTTTTTCAGCTGCAACTTTCCGATTCGCTTCAGTGGGCTGCGTGGGCGGTTTCGTTTATATTTCTCGCTCTTACGGGCGGATTTCTTATCAAGGATCTCGATCGTCCCGATCGTTTTTCATCGGTCATGCTGCGTCCGCAATTCGGCTCATGGCTTGTCCGCGGCGGTCTTACCATAACCGGCTACGGAGCCTTTCTCGCCTTGTGGGGCGGGGCCAGGCTTCTGCGGATTCCCGTGCTTGAAACCGCCGCGCTCTGGGGCGGCGCCCTGTTTGCGATCGTGACGGCAATTTACACCGCGTTTCTTTTCGGCGCCGCGAAAGGGCGCGACTTCTGGCAGAGTCCGATGCTGCTTCTGCATATGTTTCTGAACTCCCTGCTCGCCGGCGGCTCGGCCATGCTGCTGCTCGGGCTTGGCACCGGAAGCTCGTCGGAACTTCTCGGGCTGCTCCGTCAGCTTCTGACGGCAGGTTTCGGGCTGCATATGGCAATCATGCTGATCGAGCTCTATGGAAAGCATCCCTCTGTAGGGGCTGAACGTGCGGCTGAAATTATCCGTGAGGGCAGCCTGAAAAACCAGTTCTGGAGCGGAAGTTTTCTCGGAGGAAACCTGCTGCCTCTTCTCGTTACGCTGTTTTCTCCGGATCCGCTGATGCTTGCCGCTGCGTCCCTTCTCGGACTGTGCGGCGTGTTCTTCACAGAAAAAGTCTGGGTTCAGGCCCCGCAGAGAATACCTTTAAGTTAACCATGTGCCGGAGTTTACCATGAGCTATACCCATAAACCAACTGTAATAGAAAGCCTTGCTGAAAAGCTGCACCTTATTCCTGATCTGCACGCAGAGAGCGGCGGGGCGAAAGCGCTTCGTGCGGCTGAAGAGGGCTCCGAGGTCAGCTCCCCCCCGCCCGAGCAATGGGATAACTGGGTCGAGTATGACGCCAAAAGCTGGCCCGAGCGCAAGACGAAAGAGTACATGCTGGTTCCGACCGCATGTTTCAACTGCGAAGCGGGCTGCGGACTTCTTGCCTATGTCGATAAAGAGACCATGGAGATCCGCAAGCTGACCGGGAATCCCTATCATCCGGCAAGCCGCGGCAGAAACTGCGCGAAGGGCCCGGCAACGCTCAACCAGATTCAGGACACCGACCGCGTGCTCTATCCCATGAAGCGCGCCGGAAAGCGGGGCGACGGTCAATGGGAAAGGGTCAGCTGGGACAGCGTGCTTGACGATATAGCAGGACGGATGCGCAAGGCCATCATGGAAGGTCGGAACAACGAAATTTCTTACCATGTCGGGCGTCCCGGCCATGACGGTTTCATGGAATGGATTCTTCGTGCATGGAATGTTGACGGCCACAACAGTCACACCAACGTCTGTTCCTCGGGAGCGCGGTTCGGTTACGCCATATGGGAAGGTTTCGACCGTCCCTCCCCCGATCATGCCAACGCTAAATTCATTCTTCTGGTCAGCGCCCATCTTGAATCGGGTCACTATTTCAATCCGCATTCGCAGCGCATTATCGAGGCTCGCATGAAAGGGGCCAAGCTTGCCGTGCTCGATCCCCGGCTTTCCAACACCGCAAGCATGTCGGACTACTGGATGCCGAGCTATCCCGGCACCGAACCGGCCGTGCTGCTTGCCATGGCGAAGGTGATTATCGATGAAGGTCTCTACAACAGAACCTACCTTGAAAACTGGGTGAACTGGCAGGAGTACCTCCAGGCTGAATATCCAGGAACTCCTGTGACCTTCGAGAACTTCATAGAAGGGCTGAAAAAGGAGTATGCGCACTATACCCCCGAATACGCTTCGAAAGAGAGCGGCGTCGATGCCGCCATGATCGTCGAGATCGCCCGAAAGATAGGAGAGGCCGGCTCTCAGTTTTCTACCCATGTCTGGCGAAGCGCCAGCAGCGGCAATCTCGGCGGCTGGGCAGTGTCGCGTACGCTGCACTTCCTGAACG comes from Chlorobium limicola DSM 245 and encodes:
- a CDS encoding OmpP1/FadL family transporter is translated as MAFLAVLSAASTAFATNGMNLEGYGAKSHALGGTSTAYDTGNSGVTNNPATLGLREEGSSEIGIGIRGLHPDVNLGFNGVTTTESKGDSYYMPSLSYMRKDGKITWGFAVLAQGGMGTEYGENSSLFSYGMPMSKQGMVPLSGQDIRSEVGVGRLMFPVAYNLTENTVIGASLDFLWASMDLRMDMDGAHFGDMAMQGIGGKVSGSMFGTLGGMIGSSVRDIDYVRYDFSNDNAFLGEAIGYGTGFKVGITHRFGKFLTVGGSYHSQTRISDLETSKAVLSFAGKDAMNNSFTRSVNGTIKVRDFEWPATFAAGVALYPSERWMITADIKHIDWSSVMEKFSTSFTADNSLSNGPFAGQTLDVEMLQNWKDQTVISVGVQYRATDRLALRTGASFASNPVPDMYLNPMFPAITENHYTAGFGYRLSDRSSVSAALAWAPEVSETSDEGLEIGHSQLNWSLNYSHEL
- a CDS encoding dodecin translates to MSAHIYKKVEIVGSSVTSIEDAVNNAVAKAAESIRHIRWVEIVETRCHVEDQKIAYWQVTVKIGFTLDEN
- a CDS encoding 4Fe-4S dicluster domain-containing protein, which produces MNYGFVIDARKCIGCHACTVACKSENQVPLGVNRTWVKYVEKGTFPDTRRYFTVLRCNHCAEPPCVDICPVEALQKRPDGIVDFDSRRCIGCKACAQACPYNALYIDPDTHTSAKCNYCAHRKEVGLQPACVAICPQQAIVSGDLDDPGSKIAALVAGERTVVRKPEKGTLPKLFYINGDGPSLDPMAAPLLEEYHWSAQSRGVGHFAEKGKGAPGIEKRTHAAPSTGPKTRRVYDIPSKGAVWGWEVPAYVTAKAVSSGVFLVFFALLVVFQLQLSDSLQWAAWAVSFIFLALTGGFLIKDLDRPDRFSSVMLRPQFGSWLVRGGLTITGYGAFLALWGGARLLRIPVLETAALWGGALFAIVTAIYTAFLFGAAKGRDFWQSPMLLLHMFLNSLLAGGSAMLLLGLGTGSSSELLGLLRQLLTAGFGLHMAIMLIELYGKHPSVGAERAAEIIREGSLKNQFWSGSFLGGNLLPLLVTLFSPDPLMLAAASLLGLCGVFFTEKVWVQAPQRIPLS